A single Haloglycomyces albus DSM 45210 DNA region contains:
- the ilvN gene encoding acetolactate synthase small subunit, translated as MSKHTLSVLVENKPGVLARISGLFSRRGFNIDSLAVGETEHPDISRITIVVDVENHSLEQVTKQLNKLVHVLKIVELETQASVQRELLLVKVRADTATRGQVLEAAGLYKARNVDVTPDTITFEVTGNRDKIESFLEVMEPFGIRELVQSGTVALGRGSKAMTSLTRYLPPQMTK; from the coding sequence ATGTCAAAACACACATTGTCCGTGCTGGTGGAAAACAAACCGGGTGTCCTGGCGCGTATCTCGGGACTGTTTTCCCGACGTGGATTCAATATAGATTCGCTTGCCGTCGGGGAAACCGAGCACCCCGATATCAGCCGCATCACGATCGTGGTCGATGTGGAGAACCACTCCCTGGAGCAGGTCACCAAACAGCTGAACAAACTCGTACACGTTCTCAAGATCGTGGAACTGGAAACTCAGGCCTCCGTGCAGCGGGAACTGCTGCTGGTGAAGGTGAGAGCCGATACCGCTACCCGCGGTCAAGTGCTCGAGGCCGCCGGCCTATACAAGGCCCGTAACGTCGATGTCACACCTGACACGATTACTTTTGAGGTCACAGGAAACCGAGACAAAATCGAATCGTTCCTCGAAGTGATGGAGCCTTTCGGGATCCGGGAACTCGTTCAATCCGGCACCGTCGCCCTTGGACGCGGATCGAAGGCGATGACCAGCCTCACCAGATATCTACCGCCACAAATGACGAAGTAA
- the ilvC gene encoding ketol-acid reductoisomerase: MAADVYYDHDSDLSLIQGKKVAVLGYGSQGHAHSLSLRDSGVEVAIGLQDGSKSRAKAEEAGLDVKTPGEATAWADVIMILVPDTVQADLYRDEIAPNLRSGQTLMFGHGFNIRYNLIQAPGDVNVAMVAPKGPGHLVRRQYVDGKGVPSLIAVEQDPSGNTQELALSYAQGIGATRAGVLKTTFKEETETDLFGEQVVLCGGISELIRAGFETLVEAGYAPEAAYFECLHETKLIVDLIYEGGLSNMWYSVSDTAEYGGLTRGSRVINSETKKEMKRILTEVQDGTFAKEWVQESKERSNLKRLQDKQEEHQIEKIGSEIRDLMPWVKKKLD, from the coding sequence ATGGCAGCAGACGTTTACTACGACCACGACTCCGACCTCAGCCTGATTCAAGGCAAGAAGGTCGCCGTGCTCGGGTACGGATCCCAAGGGCACGCTCATTCGCTGTCCCTGCGTGACTCAGGTGTCGAAGTCGCCATCGGACTGCAAGACGGCTCGAAATCGCGGGCGAAGGCCGAAGAAGCCGGTCTCGACGTGAAAACGCCCGGGGAGGCCACCGCTTGGGCCGACGTCATCATGATTCTTGTTCCCGACACGGTTCAGGCTGATCTGTACAGAGACGAGATCGCCCCGAATCTGCGCAGCGGCCAGACTCTCATGTTCGGCCACGGTTTCAACATCCGTTACAACCTCATCCAAGCTCCCGGAGATGTGAACGTCGCCATGGTGGCGCCCAAGGGGCCCGGTCACCTCGTGCGTCGGCAATACGTCGACGGCAAAGGCGTCCCGTCTCTCATCGCCGTCGAACAGGATCCCAGCGGCAACACTCAGGAGCTCGCTCTGTCGTACGCGCAGGGGATCGGAGCCACCCGCGCCGGAGTTCTGAAGACGACGTTCAAAGAGGAGACGGAAACCGATCTGTTCGGAGAACAGGTCGTTCTGTGCGGTGGCATATCCGAATTGATTCGTGCGGGGTTCGAGACCCTCGTGGAAGCCGGATACGCGCCCGAAGCGGCCTATTTCGAATGCCTCCACGAGACGAAGCTGATCGTGGACCTCATCTACGAGGGCGGTCTGTCCAATATGTGGTACTCGGTATCCGACACGGCGGAATACGGTGGTTTGACCCGTGGCTCGCGTGTCATCAATTCGGAGACCAAGAAGGAAATGAAGCGGATTCTCACCGAGGTTCAGGACGGAACCTTCGCCAAGGAGTGGGTGCAGGAATCCAAGGAGCGTTCGAACCTGAAGCGCTTGCAGGACAAGCAGGAGGAACATCAGATCGAGAAGATCGGTAGTGAGATCCGCGATCTCATGCCGTGGGTCAAGAAGAAGCTGGACTAG
- a CDS encoding DUF952 domain-containing protein, giving the protein MDLIWHVTRASDWHVAQDNGEYTVSTKGISLAQQGFIHASLAHQVARVANVVHVDDNDLIVLGIDVARLGAPVKYEAPPDEDEEFPHIYGPLNLNAVVSVQPLLRGKDGRFSFAAENVG; this is encoded by the coding sequence ATGGATCTCATTTGGCACGTCACTCGGGCGTCGGATTGGCACGTGGCCCAGGACAACGGCGAGTACACCGTTTCCACAAAGGGGATATCCCTGGCGCAGCAAGGGTTTATTCACGCTAGCCTGGCGCATCAGGTTGCCAGGGTCGCCAACGTCGTCCACGTGGACGACAATGACCTCATCGTGCTCGGAATCGATGTGGCCAGGCTCGGCGCACCGGTGAAGTATGAAGCTCCGCCGGATGAGGACGAGGAATTCCCACATATTTACGGACCGCTGAACCTCAATGCCGTGGTGTCCGTGCAACCGCTTTTGCGAGGCAAGGACGGCCGCTTTTCCTTCGCGGCGGAAAACGTCGGCTAG
- a CDS encoding phospho-sugar mutase — protein sequence MTNELNLDELKQAVSDWIADDPDSEDREELDSLLKQWPDSADDLADRFSGRLTFGTAGLRGRLRAGPNGMNLAVVSTAAAGLADWLNENEAQGPVVIGYDARYGSEKFAQQSARIIQGSGRYAYLMPHTVPTPLLAWAVNELNAVAGVMVTASHNPPQDNGYKVYLGEQLGGKRGAAAQIAPPADRDIEAAIQRVGSLADLPVDEFYTTLPLSITAGYIDAVSAIVDPKSPKDLSVVATPMHGVGGSTLVEAIYQAGFDEPTLVPSQAEPDPDFSTVSFPNPEEPGAMDRLLDLARERKADVAVALDPDADRCAVAAPTATGEWRALTGNEVGVLLADHLMHQGRSGTYVTTIVSTTQLERMCRDNEVPYAESLTGFKWIARAADDLAFGFEEALGYCVAPTVARDKDGIAAALSVCEIAGELRSQDKTVFDRLDELAERHGVYATGQVSVRVDETAEITAIMERLRAERPETLLSEPVVDYVDLAPETDVVTVKTDSVRLVVRPSGTEPKLKAYLEVRLDAAGDVTAARRQASDRLEQLRTEVRSTLGIN from the coding sequence ATGACAAACGAGCTCAATCTCGACGAACTCAAACAAGCAGTGAGCGACTGGATCGCCGACGACCCCGACTCCGAAGACCGGGAAGAACTCGACTCCCTCCTCAAACAGTGGCCCGACAGCGCCGACGACCTCGCCGACCGATTCTCCGGCCGACTCACCTTCGGTACGGCCGGACTACGCGGCCGGCTACGGGCAGGACCGAACGGTATGAATCTGGCCGTCGTGTCCACGGCCGCGGCGGGACTCGCGGACTGGCTGAACGAGAACGAGGCCCAAGGCCCCGTCGTCATCGGTTACGACGCCCGATACGGATCTGAGAAGTTCGCGCAGCAAAGCGCTCGGATCATCCAAGGGTCGGGCCGTTACGCCTACCTGATGCCCCATACCGTTCCCACTCCACTGCTCGCCTGGGCGGTCAACGAGCTCAATGCCGTCGCGGGCGTTATGGTCACTGCCAGCCACAACCCCCCACAGGACAACGGTTACAAGGTTTACCTCGGCGAGCAGCTCGGAGGAAAGCGCGGGGCCGCCGCCCAAATCGCCCCACCGGCGGACCGCGACATCGAGGCCGCCATTCAACGAGTGGGATCCTTGGCGGACCTTCCCGTCGACGAGTTCTATACGACTCTTCCCCTCAGCATCACCGCCGGCTACATCGACGCCGTCAGCGCGATCGTCGACCCCAAGAGTCCCAAGGACCTGTCCGTGGTCGCCACGCCCATGCACGGCGTAGGCGGGTCGACGCTGGTAGAGGCGATTTATCAGGCGGGCTTCGACGAACCGACCTTGGTCCCCTCACAGGCCGAACCCGACCCCGATTTTTCGACCGTCTCCTTCCCCAACCCGGAGGAGCCCGGCGCGATGGACCGGCTACTCGATCTCGCACGCGAACGGAAGGCCGACGTCGCCGTCGCACTCGACCCCGACGCTGATCGCTGTGCGGTCGCCGCGCCCACCGCAACAGGAGAATGGCGTGCGTTGACCGGAAACGAAGTCGGCGTCCTGCTCGCCGATCACCTCATGCACCAGGGCCGGAGCGGCACTTACGTGACGACGATCGTGTCGACGACCCAGCTGGAGCGGATGTGCCGAGACAACGAGGTTCCCTACGCCGAATCGCTGACCGGTTTCAAGTGGATCGCTCGCGCGGCTGACGACCTGGCTTTTGGCTTTGAAGAGGCACTGGGCTACTGCGTCGCACCGACGGTGGCGCGCGATAAGGACGGCATCGCGGCCGCCCTGTCGGTCTGCGAAATCGCCGGTGAACTACGTTCCCAGGACAAGACCGTTTTCGACCGCCTCGACGAATTGGCCGAGCGCCACGGCGTATATGCGACCGGCCAGGTGTCGGTCCGGGTCGACGAAACCGCCGAAATCACCGCGATTATGGAGCGGCTGCGGGCCGAACGTCCTGAAACGCTGCTGTCCGAGCCGGTAGTGGACTACGTCGACCTGGCTCCGGAAACGGACGTGGTGACCGTCAAGACCGATAGCGTTCGACTGGTCGTGCGTCCTTCGGGAACCGAACCGAAGCTCAAGGCCTACCTGGAGGTCCGGCTGGATGCGGCGGGCGACGTCACCGCAGCGCGCCGTCAGGCGAGTGATCGCCTCGAACAGTTGCGGACCGAGGTACGTAGCACATTGGGTATCAACTAG
- a CDS encoding FadR/GntR family transcriptional regulator: protein MAIESARKTGLVDHVIEQLRAQVTSGEWPVGSRIPPETELIDLLGVGRNTLREGVRVLVHSGLLEVQQGSGTFVVSRSEATATVRERIASSHAADTMEVRRGLELEAARLAALRRTDADIVNLREALANREAAFHSRDSEQFVKADIAVHQAVADASHNQLLSDLYRELSESLYETVRAGLGDDFNGPHIDHSKAIEAIVSGDVDAAVAETMAYMRELIDS from the coding sequence ATGGCTATTGAATCGGCTCGCAAGACGGGCCTGGTGGACCATGTTATCGAGCAGTTGCGTGCTCAAGTGACCTCCGGCGAATGGCCGGTCGGCTCGCGCATTCCTCCGGAAACCGAGTTGATCGATCTACTGGGAGTGGGGCGCAATACCCTGCGCGAAGGGGTTCGGGTGCTGGTCCATTCCGGCCTTCTGGAAGTTCAGCAGGGGTCGGGAACCTTCGTCGTCAGCCGCTCCGAAGCCACCGCCACCGTCCGCGAGAGAATTGCCTCGTCGCACGCGGCCGACACCATGGAGGTCCGTCGGGGACTTGAGCTTGAAGCCGCCCGACTGGCGGCTCTGCGCCGCACCGATGCCGATATCGTCAACCTGCGCGAGGCGCTCGCCAATCGTGAGGCGGCATTTCATTCGCGTGACTCCGAGCAGTTCGTCAAGGCCGACATTGCCGTCCATCAGGCCGTGGCCGATGCGAGTCACAATCAACTTCTATCGGATCTGTATCGGGAACTGTCGGAATCGCTGTACGAGACGGTTCGGGCCGGCTTGGGCGATGACTTCAACGGGCCCCATATTGATCACAGCAAGGCCATCGAGGCGATCGTCTCCGGAGACGTGGACGCCGCGGTTGCCGAAACAATGGCCTATATGCGGGAATTGATCGACAGCTAG
- the deoC gene encoding deoxyribose-phosphate aldolase has product MGSISGSVTSGANAAALVRTLPRIDAQGLEARAADLSTRSIKKDSKARAIDLAISMVDLTTLEGADTPGKVRTLCTKAKNPGSGSGPVAAVCVYPAMVATARDALAGSGVNIASVATAFPSGQVPLHVKLDDTRAAVEAGATEIDMVINRGAFLSGDLETVFDEIVAVKAVCGNAHLKVILETGELGTYDNIRRASWLAMYAGADFIKTSTGKVAPAATLPVTLLMMQAVRDFRAETGTQIGVKPAGGIRTTKDAVKYLVTVNETLGDEWLNPGWFRFGASSLLNDLLMQRQKLASGHYSGPNYVTVD; this is encoded by the coding sequence ATGGGATCAATTTCAGGTAGCGTTACCAGCGGCGCTAACGCCGCCGCTCTCGTGCGCACCTTGCCGCGTATCGACGCCCAGGGACTCGAAGCACGAGCTGCCGACCTGTCGACCAGGTCGATTAAGAAAGACAGTAAGGCGCGGGCCATTGACCTGGCCATCAGCATGGTGGACCTGACCACTCTAGAAGGGGCCGATACCCCCGGAAAGGTCCGCACCCTGTGCACCAAGGCGAAGAATCCCGGCAGTGGATCGGGTCCGGTAGCCGCCGTCTGCGTCTATCCCGCCATGGTCGCCACCGCACGTGACGCACTGGCCGGAAGTGGAGTCAACATCGCTTCGGTGGCGACGGCCTTTCCGTCCGGGCAGGTACCCTTGCACGTCAAACTGGACGACACCCGAGCGGCCGTCGAAGCCGGGGCGACCGAAATCGACATGGTCATTAACCGAGGCGCCTTCCTGAGCGGAGACTTGGAAACCGTCTTCGACGAAATCGTCGCCGTCAAGGCCGTCTGCGGCAATGCTCACCTGAAGGTCATCCTGGAAACGGGCGAACTGGGCACGTACGACAATATCCGTCGCGCCTCCTGGCTGGCCATGTACGCCGGGGCCGATTTCATCAAGACCTCGACCGGTAAGGTCGCCCCCGCCGCGACCCTCCCGGTGACCCTGTTGATGATGCAGGCGGTGCGTGACTTCCGCGCCGAGACGGGAACTCAGATCGGAGTCAAACCCGCGGGCGGGATCCGGACGACCAAGGACGCCGTCAAGTACCTCGTCACGGTCAACGAAACCCTCGGCGACGAATGGCTCAACCCGGGATGGTTCCGTTTCGGAGCCTCCAGTCTGCTCAACGACCTGCTCATGCAGCGACAGAAGCTCGCCAGCGGTCACTACTCCGGCCCCAACTACGTCACGGTGGATTAA